The Thioalkalivibrio sulfidiphilus HL-EbGr7 genome includes a window with the following:
- a CDS encoding DUF1007 family protein, with the protein MQPFALQPLRRLLTGLVLFLTVLLSAQAHAHPHAWIDLRVAVVFDETGRITALRQVWRIDPFYSLVLLEEMATDARGNTPEEKLADIGNRMIENLTPYQYFTEVSHGGQRLQGFTVRDHGLVNAAGRLELGFTLVLPEPVNPETGPLSYAVFDPSYYIEILHDPDATVALEGASERCGLQIRQPRPDPVIVARAAALDANQTGDPDLGRHFTEHGEVRCDPAP; encoded by the coding sequence ATGCAGCCATTCGCCCTACAGCCCCTGCGCCGCCTGCTCACAGGCCTCGTCCTGTTCCTCACCGTCCTGCTGAGCGCTCAGGCCCACGCCCATCCCCACGCCTGGATCGACCTGCGGGTGGCGGTGGTGTTCGACGAGACAGGGCGCATCACCGCCCTGCGCCAGGTCTGGCGCATCGACCCCTTCTACAGCCTGGTGCTGCTGGAGGAGATGGCCACCGATGCCCGGGGCAACACACCGGAGGAAAAGCTCGCGGACATCGGCAACCGCATGATCGAGAACCTCACCCCCTACCAGTACTTCACCGAGGTGAGCCACGGCGGGCAGCGCCTGCAGGGTTTCACCGTCCGGGATCATGGCCTGGTCAACGCCGCCGGGCGCCTGGAACTGGGCTTTACCCTGGTGCTGCCCGAGCCGGTGAACCCGGAGACCGGGCCGCTCAGCTACGCGGTGTTCGATCCCAGCTACTACATCGAGATCCTCCACGACCCGGACGCCACCGTGGCCCTGGAGGGCGCCTCTGAGCGTTGCGGCCTGCAGATCAGACAGCCCCGGCCCGATCCCGTGATCGTCGCCCGGGCCGCGGCCCTGGACGCCAACCAGACCGGCGACCCGGACCTGGGGCGCCACTTCACCGAACACGGGGAGGTGCGATGCGACCCGGCGCCCTGA
- a CDS encoding nickel/cobalt transporter, translating to MRPGALIPAVLIALLLWAPLLGASPLSGGSTTTHATASEPEALNAWERATLWVLNTQRDLHRQLARGMERIQNAPTAANTFALVLVGFLYGIFHAAGPGHGKAVITTYLLTHRQHMTRGLVLSWASSLLQGLTAIALVVGVVVIAERLTREALGHVRTLEMVSFALVAAVGAWLVFRALRGLWRLRPVAQHAHDHDHAHGHDHHHDHEHGCGCGHAHHVTPEQAARSDSLGAMIGTVVAVGIRPCTGAILVLAVANMLGLWMAGIAAVLAMSVGTAITVSVLAILAVQARHWAGRIAGSQGGSLAWARAGQGVALAGGLLIFALGVSLLGAGFDAPAHPLGL from the coding sequence ATGCGACCCGGCGCCCTGATACCGGCCGTACTGATCGCGCTGCTGCTGTGGGCACCGCTGCTCGGGGCCTCGCCCCTGTCCGGCGGCAGCACGACGACCCATGCCACGGCCAGCGAGCCGGAGGCCCTGAACGCCTGGGAGCGAGCCACTCTGTGGGTGCTCAACACCCAGCGGGACCTCCACCGGCAACTGGCGCGGGGCATGGAGCGCATCCAGAACGCCCCCACCGCCGCCAATACCTTCGCCCTGGTGCTGGTGGGCTTCCTGTACGGCATCTTCCACGCCGCCGGGCCCGGCCACGGCAAGGCGGTGATCACCACCTACCTGCTCACCCATCGTCAGCACATGACGCGCGGCCTGGTGCTCTCCTGGGCCTCATCCCTGCTGCAGGGACTGACCGCCATCGCCCTGGTGGTGGGCGTGGTGGTGATCGCCGAACGTCTGACCCGTGAGGCCCTGGGCCATGTACGCACCCTGGAGATGGTCAGTTTCGCGCTGGTGGCGGCGGTGGGTGCCTGGCTGGTGTTTCGCGCCCTGCGCGGCCTGTGGCGCCTGCGCCCGGTGGCGCAGCATGCCCATGATCATGATCACGCGCACGGACACGACCATCATCACGATCATGAACACGGCTGCGGCTGCGGCCACGCCCACCACGTCACCCCCGAGCAGGCGGCCAGGAGCGACAGCCTGGGTGCCATGATCGGCACCGTGGTGGCCGTGGGCATCCGCCCCTGCACCGGCGCGATCCTGGTGCTGGCCGTGGCCAACATGCTGGGTCTGTGGATGGCGGGCATCGCCGCCGTGCTGGCCATGTCCGTGGGCACCGCCATCACCGTGTCGGTGCTGGCGATCCTCGCCGTGCAGGCCCGCCACTGGGCCGGGCGCATCGCCGGCAGCCAGGGCGGCAGCCTGGCCTGGGCCCGGGCCGGACAGGGGGTGGCACTGGCCGGTGGGCTGCTGATCTTCGCCCTGGGCGTAAGCCTGCTGGGTGCCGGCTTCGACGCCCCCGCCCACCCGCTGGGGCTGTGA
- a CDS encoding rRNA large subunit pseudouridine synthase E, with amino-acid sequence MPRIILLNKPFDVLCQFTDREGRRTLAVYVPEPGVYAAGRLDRDSEGLVVLTDDGRLQARISDPKHKMSKTYWVQVEGVPDAQALKALAEGVELKDGLTLPARVKIIDEPPGLWPRDPPIRVRQSIPTSWLELTISEGRNRQVRRMTAAVGHPTLRLIRYRVGSWTLDGLGPGERLVLEI; translated from the coding sequence GTGCCCCGCATCATCCTGCTCAACAAGCCCTTCGACGTGCTCTGCCAGTTCACCGACCGGGAAGGCCGGCGCACCCTGGCGGTCTACGTGCCCGAACCCGGCGTCTACGCTGCCGGCCGCCTGGACCGGGACAGCGAGGGCCTGGTGGTGCTCACCGACGACGGCCGACTCCAGGCGCGCATCAGCGATCCGAAGCACAAGATGAGCAAGACCTACTGGGTGCAGGTGGAAGGGGTGCCCGATGCCCAAGCCCTCAAGGCCCTGGCCGAGGGGGTGGAACTCAAGGACGGTCTCACCCTGCCGGCCCGGGTGAAGATCATCGACGAGCCACCTGGTCTCTGGCCGAGAGACCCGCCCATCCGGGTGCGCCAGTCGATCCCCACCAGCTGGCTGGAGCTGACGATCTCCGAGGGCCGCAACCGCCAGGTCCGGCGCATGACCGCCGCCGTCGGCCACCCCACCCTGCGCCTGATCCGCTACCGGGTCGGCTCCTGGACCCTGGACGGCCTCGGGCCCGGGGAGCGGCTGGTGCTGGAGATCTGA
- a CDS encoding group III truncated hemoglobin: MKRTLQPLCDKIGHERIKAVIHAFYGKLRSDAQLGHFFAHIEDFSSHEARISDFWYTAMGGRLEHPPQVDMVGKHFPLGIQDADIDRWLEHFRATTAEHLEPGLAEQWVFMAEGIAGRLRQIVVHHQLR; encoded by the coding sequence ATGAAACGAACCCTGCAGCCCCTGTGCGACAAGATCGGCCATGAGCGCATCAAGGCCGTGATCCATGCCTTCTACGGCAAGCTGCGCAGCGACGCGCAGCTGGGCCATTTCTTCGCCCATATCGAGGACTTCAGCAGCCACGAGGCCCGGATCTCGGATTTCTGGTACACGGCCATGGGCGGGCGGCTGGAGCATCCGCCCCAGGTGGACATGGTGGGCAAGCACTTTCCGCTGGGGATTCAGGACGCGGACATCGACCGCTGGCTGGAGCATTTCCGCGCCACCACCGCCGAGCACCTGGAACCGGGGCTGGCGGAGCAGTGGGTGTTCATGGCGGAGGGCATTGCCGGGCGGCTGCGGCAGATCGTGGTGCATCATCAGCTGCGCTGA
- a CDS encoding DUF2442 domain-containing protein, producing MGTLALNADERVASVEFSEDYLTVSLKDGRRISVPVEWYPRLAHATARQRNNWKICGGGYGIHWPDLDEDLSTEGLLRGAPSPKAAISQ from the coding sequence ATGGGTACTTTGGCGCTTAACGCTGACGAACGCGTCGCATCGGTGGAATTCTCTGAAGACTACCTGACGGTCAGCCTAAAGGACGGGCGCAGGATTTCTGTACCCGTCGAATGGTATCCGCGCCTTGCCCACGCGACAGCGCGTCAGCGCAACAACTGGAAGATCTGTGGCGGAGGCTACGGTATCCATTGGCCTGATCTGGACGAAGACCTCAGCACCGAGGGACTATTGCGAGGGGCGCCTTCGCCGAAAGCAGCGATTAGCCAATAA